A part of Scleropages formosus chromosome 3, fSclFor1.1, whole genome shotgun sequence genomic DNA contains:
- the nfxl1 gene encoding NF-X1-type zinc finger protein NFXL1: MEPAWRQQGKGRGRGQARGQPLSETVVSRPQRERSGQPPDARVHTNPWSGRGNRRPQRDTAEPIPSRELSSQSKFEEIRRSNQAAAQRFTESQYSSSSEEDEGDEELCGKHGMILDSTFTTYTCQTGGDITDLERTRQYLNDAFQSGAVTCLICIASVKRNQAVWSCSGCYCIFHLPCIQKWAKDSIFLVSSVTDEDFGKKEYPWPCPKCRHEYKPQETPNRYCCYCGKVEDPPLDPWLLPHSCGQVCDREFKPACGHRCLLLCHPGPCPPCPKMVQVSCLCKKATPVPRRCSAKAWSCQQRCGRVLPCGQHACENLCHAGDCEPCPRVSKQRCVCGRQVSQRLCASPVWHCELSCGKPLPCGNHTCERVCHSGPCGECPRSGSRLCPCGKSKCSLPCTEDVPTCGDTCGKVLGCGLHTCSMRCHRGPCETCRQEVEKQCRCGKYTRCMPCHKEYLCESKCPKTRSCQRHQCKRKCCPGNCPPCDQSCGRTLGCRNHKCPSVCHQGSCYPCPETVQVRCHCGSTALTVPCGREKSTRPPRCKELCRSPPTCHHSSREKHRCHFGTCPPCRQICQRVLEACGHTCPALCHDEVMVKKTDRTQLAGPWEQLSEPAFVCKALPCPPCQVPIDTACLGEHEVSPLPCHSCGPFSCGRPCGRLLACGNHRCNRECHSVTPTCATDDKQQAGKECQRCEESCGRPRPQGCPHPCPLPCHPGACPQCKQMVRVKCHCKIATLFIECLKLTTADEETRKLLESCQNQCPKELRCGHRCKETCHPGTCDETCNQKVKVKCPCKRIKKEYPCSKVCEGQAKVQCDEACKLLMKKASEIKEAEERAAIEEEKKKQQAELEAFEKRMKGRRKKNRRNTEVEAEESLWQKYRKYTMVPVCGVLLAMATFYMLQTS; encoded by the exons ATGGAGCCTGCTTGGAGGCAGCAGGGTAAAGGGAGGGGCCGAGGACAGGCCAGGGGCCAGCCCCTGTCGGAGACCGTTGTCAGCAGGCCCCAGCGAGAAAGGAGCGGTCAGCCTCCTGATGCCCGAGTGCACACAAATCCCTGGTCAGGGAGGGGCAACAGAAGGCCTCAGAGGGACACTGCTGAGCCAATCCCAAGCAGAG AGCTTTCATCCCAGTCCAAGTTTGAAGAGATCAGAAGATCCAACCAAGCTGCGGCACAGAGGTTTACGGAGAGCCAGTACAGCTCTTCTTCAGAGGAAGATGAGGGAGACGAAGAGCTCTGTGGAAAACATGGGATGATTTTGGATTCGACATTCACTACGTACACTTGTCAGACAG GTGGAGACATCACAGATCTGGAACGCACCAGGCAGTACTTAAATGATGCCTTTCAGTCTGGAGCCGTTACCTGCCTCATCTGCATTGCCTCTGTGAAAAGAAACCAGGCG GTCTGGAGCTGTTCTGGTTGTTACTGCATTTTCCACTTGCCCTGCATTCAAAAGTGGGCCAAAGACAGCATCTTCCTTGTTTCTTCTGTGACGGATGAGGACTTTGGGAAGAAGGAGTACCCTTGGCCGTG CCCCAAGTGCCGCCATGAATACAAGCCACAGGAAACGCCAAATAGATATTGCTGCTACTGTGGGAAGGTGGAAGATCCACCTCTGGATCCCTGGCTCTTACCTCACTCCTGTGGCCAGGTGTGCGATCGTGAATTCAAGCCTGCCTGTGGCCACCGCTGTCTTCTTCTCTGTCACCCAG GTCCTTGCCCACCCTGCCCAAAGATGGTGCAGGTGTCGTGTCTGTGTAAGAAAGCAACCCCTGTGCCGAGGCGCTGCAGCGCCAAGGCTTGGTCCTGCCAGCAGCGCTGCGGCAGGGTCCTTCCATGTGGCCAGCATGCCTGTGAGAACTTGTGCCATGCAG GTGACTGTGAACCTTGTCCCCGGGTCAGCAAGCAACGCTGTGTGTGCGGCAGACAGGTGTCACAGAGGCTGTGCGCCAGTCCTGTGTGGCACTGTGAGCTG TCCTGTGGGAAACCCCTGCCTTGTGGGAACCACACATGCGAGAGGGTGTGTCACTCCGGCCCGTGTGGCGAGTGTCCTCGTTCAGGAAGCAGGCTCTGCCCTTGCGGCAAGTCCA AGTGTTCCCTGCCCTGCACTGAGGATGTGCCCACCTGCGGGGACACCTGTGGGAAGGTCTTGGGCTGCGGCCTGCACACCTGCTCAATGCGTTGCCACCGGGGGCCCTGCGAGACGTGCCGACAG gaggtggagaagcagtgCCGCTGCGGGAAGTACACTCGGTGCATGCCCTGCCACAAGGAGTACCTATGCGAATCCAAGTGCCCGAAGACCCGTAGCTGCCAGCGGCATCAGTGTAAGAGGAAG TGCTGCCCGGGGAACTGTCCACCGTGTGACCAGAGCTGCGGTCGAACCCTGGGCTGCCGGAACCACAAGTGCCCTTCCGTCTGTCACCAGG GCAGCTGCTACCCGTGTCCTGAGACGGTGCAGGTGAGGTGCCACTGTGGCTCCACAGCACTGACTGTGCCCTGTGGCCGGGAGAAGAGCACCAGGCCACCAAGGTGTAAGGAGCTGTGCAG GTCACCGCCGACATGCCACCATAGCAGCCGCGAGAAACATCGCTGCCACTTCGGCACCTGTCCGCCTTGCCGGCAGATCTGCCAACGCGTCCTGGAAGCATGCGGGCACACCTGCCCGGCCCTGTGCCATGATGAAGTGATGGTGAAGAAGACTGACCGG ACCCAGCTGGCCGGCCCCTGGGAGCAGCTCTCGGAGCCAGCCTTTGTCTGCAAGGCCCTCCCATGTCCCCCATGTCAGGTGCCCATCGACAC AGCCTGCCTTGGGGAACACGAG GTGAGTCCTCTGCCTTGCCACTCCTGCGGACCCTTCTCTTGCGGCAGGCCATGTGGCCGGCTCCTGGCCTGTGGGAACCACAGATGTAATCGGGAATGTCACAGCGTGACTCCGACATGTGCAACGGATGACAAGCAGCAG GCTGGGAAGGAGTGCCAGCGCTGCGAGGAGAGCTGCGGCCGGCCTCGGCCCCAGGGCTGCCCTCACCCGTGCCCCCTGCCTTGCCACCCTGGCGCCTGCCCCCAGTGCAAGCAGATGGTCCGCGTGAAGTGCCACTGCAAAATTGCCACCCTCTTCATCGAATGCTT gAAACTGACAACTGCTGACGAAGAAACGAGAAAGTTGCTGGAGTCCTGTCAGAACCAGTGTCCTAAGGAG CTGCGTTGCGGTCATCGATGCAAGGAGACGTGCCACCCAGGTACCTGCGATGAGACTTGTAACCAGAAAGTCAAAGTCAAATGTCCTTGCAAAAGGATCAAAAAG GAATACCCATGCTCAAAGGTGTGCGAGGGTCAAGCCAAAGTTCAGTGTGATGAAGCCTGTAAACTGCTGATGAAGAAGGCCTCAGAG ataaaagaagctgaagaaagagcagcaattgaggaggaaaagaagaaacagcAG GCAGAGTTGGAGGCCTTCGAGAAGAGGATGAAGGGACGGCGCAAGAAGAACAGGAGGAACACCGAGgtggaggctgaagagagcctgTGGCAGAAGTACAGGAAGTACACAATGGTGCCTGTTTGTGGGGTGCTGTTGGCCATGGCCACGTTCTACATGCTGCAGACGAGTTAA
- the cnga1b gene encoding cyclic nucleotide-gated channel rod photoreceptor subunit alpha, which yields MSATVHPQHFLLVPPRIVLQDMDEDEECNETRGHCQESPDVLFNANNSNNNEEDEKKKKKEKKEKKDKKEKKDKKEKKEKKEKKKEKEREQEKEKQGKEKEKEKEKENAKKEEPKEIYVINPAGNTYYNWLFIITMPVMYNWTLIIARACFEELQSDYLKFWFIVDALADLTYLADMVFRTRTGYLEQGLLVKDEKKLRDRYVTSVQFKLDLISMIPTDIFYLKLGVRYPEIRLNKLFRVNRMFEFFQRTETRTNFPNVFRISNLVMYIVIIIHWNACMYYSFSKAIGFGSDTFVYPNVSHPEFGRLVRKYAYSLYWSTLTLTTIGETPPPVRNSEFFFVVFDFLVGVLIFATIVGNVGSMISNMNASRADFQARIDAIKQYMSFRKVSKDLEKRVIKWFDYLWTNKKAVDERAVLRYLPDKLRAEIAINVHLDTLKKVRIFADCEAGLLVELVLKLQPQVFSPGDYICKKGDIGREMYIIKEGKLAVVADDGITQFVVLSDGSYFGEISILNIKGSKAGNRRTANIRSIGYSDLFCLSKDDLMEALTEYPDAKAMLEEKGRQILMKDGLLDLEVAKQGPDPKDMEEKVDRMTGTLEILQTKFARMLADHEGAQLKLKQRITKLEKNITTSGGVLFPETAAPEGVAPTVEGEQPEEKK from the exons ATGTCGGCTACGGTACACCCACAACATTTCCTGCTGGTACCACCGCGAATCGTCCTGCAGGACATGGATGAAGACGAGGAATGTAATGAAACAAG AGGTCATTGCCAGGAAAGCCCAGATGTTCTCTTCAATgcaaacaacagcaacaacaatgaGGA ggatgagaagaaaaagaaaaaggaaaagaaggaaaaaaaggacaaaaagga AAAAAAGgacaagaaggagaaaaaggagaaaaaggaaaagaagaaagaaaaagaaagggaacaggaaaaggagaagcagggaaaagaaaaagaaaaggaaaaggagaaggaaaatgcaaaaaaagaaga GCCCAAGGAAATCTATGTTATTAACCCAGCTGGTAATACATACTACAACTGGCTATTCATCATCACCATGCCTGTAATGTATAACTGGACTTTAATTATTGCCAG AGCATGCTTTGAAGAACTTCAGAGTGACTATTTGAAATTCTGGTTCATCGTAGATGCTTTAGCAGACCTAACATACTTGGCTGACATGGTCTTCAGGACAAGAACAG GCTACCTGGAACAAGGCCTGCTCGTGAAAGATGAAAAGAAGCTACGTGACCGATACGTAACAAGCGTGCAGTTTAAATTAGACCTAATATCAATGATACCAACGGACATTTTTTACTTGAAGCTCGGAGTTAGATACCCAGAAATTCGTCTCAATAAGCTGTTCCGCGTGAATCGCATGTTCGAGTTCTTCCAGCGAACCGAGACAAGGACCAACTTCCCCAATGTCTTCCGTATTTCGAACCTTGTTATGTACATCGTGATCATCATCCACTGGAATGCATGCATGTACTACTCGTTCTCAAAAGCAATTGGCTTTggatcagacacttttgtctacCCTAATGTGTCCCATCCGGAGTTTGGGCGGCTGGTCAGAAAGTACGCATACAGCCTGTACTGGTCCACTCTGACGTTAACCACCATCGGTGAAACCCCTCCACCAGTCCGTAACTCAgaattcttttttgttgtttttgacttCCTTGTGGGCGTTTTGATCTTCGCTACTATCGTCGGTAATGTTGGTTCCATGATTTCCAACATGAATGCTTCCAGGGCTGACTTTCAGGCCAGGATTGATGCCATAAAGCAGTACATGAGCTTTCGAAAGGTCTCCAAGGACCTGGAGAAGAGAGTTATTAAGTGGTTTGACTACCTGTGGACCAACAAGAAAGCTGTGGATGAACGGGCTGTACTGAGGTACCTGCCAGACAAACTGAGGGCAGAAATTGCCATCAACGTCCACCTGGATACACTGAAGAAGGTGCGGATTTTTGCTGACTGCGAAGCTGGGCTGCTGGTGGAGCTGGTGTTGAAGCTGCAGCCACAGGTCTTCAGTCCTGGGGACTATATTTGCAAAAAGGGGGACATTGGGAGGGAGATGTATATCATCAAGGAAGGAAAGCTGGCTGTTGTGGCAGATGATGGCATCACACAGTTCGTGGTCCTTAGCGATGGGAGCTACTTTGGGGAGATCAGCATCCTAAACATCAAAGGCAGCAAAGCGGGCAACCGCAGAACAGCTAACATCCGCAGCATCGGCTATTCCGACCTGTTTTGTCTCTCTAAGGACGACCTCATGGAAGCGCTGACGGAATATCCAGATGCCAAGGCCATGCTGGAGGAAAAGGGAAGGCAGATTCTGATGAAGGATGGGCTACTGGACTTGGAAGTCGCCAAGCAGGGCCCCGACCCCAAGGACATGGAGGAGAAGGTTGACCGGATGACTGGTACCCTGGAGATCCTGCAGACCAAGTTTGCACGGATGCTGGCTGACCACGAGGGCGCGCAGCTCAAGCTGAAGCAGCGCATCacaaaactggagaaaaatatcacaaCCTCAGGAGGAGTTCTCTTCCCTGAAACAGCAGCTCCAGAAGGAGTTGCTCCCACCGTAGagggagagcagccagaggaaaagAAATAG